The following proteins are encoded in a genomic region of Salminus brasiliensis chromosome 25, fSalBra1.hap2, whole genome shotgun sequence:
- the LOC140547865 gene encoding cholesterol 25-hydroxylase-like protein 1, member 1: MWNISKVALQLPTSRTSDRLLQPLWDYLLYHHYSLVSSPFFPVMLAFSSYFIFSCPFAILDLLGEHAPAFYSYKIQKERRPTASMMMRSLCMALYNHLVFVVPVVLINSAVMPAPQLPALAPTVWELFSGGLGALIIFDTQYFFWHMAHHRNRHLYKWVHAIHHDYISPFSWSTEHLSAVELMTVGFWSNLNPLLLRCHPLTTWTLTIFSIWLSVEDHIGYDLPWTPSHLVPFGLLGGALAHDLHHQKPSSNFAPFFSHWDRLFGTSNNVVKRTEKSMLDGKVA; encoded by the coding sequence ATGTGGAACATCAGTAAAGTTGCCTTGCAGCTTCCTACTTCCAGGACTTCAGACCGGCTTCTCCAGCCACTGTGGGACTACCTGCTGTACCATCATTACTCCCTGGTCTCATCACCTTTCTTCCCCGTCATGCTCGCCTTCTCTAGCTACTTCATCTTCAGTTGTCCCTTTGCAATTCTGGACCTCCTGGGAGAGCACGCTCCTGCCTTTTACAGCTACAAGATCCAAAAGGAGAGGCGACCGACCGCCAGCATGATGATGAGGAGCTTATGCATGGCGCTGTACAACCACCTGGTCTTTGTGGTCCCAGTGGTTCTGATCAACAGTGCTGTGATGCCAGCTCCTCAGCTGCCTGCGCTTGCTCCAACAGTCTGGGAGCTTTTCTCCGGGGGTCTTGGTGCCTTGATCATCTTTGATACCCAGTACTTCTTCTGGCATATGGCTCATCACAGGAACAGACACCTGTATAAGTGGGTCCACGCCATCCACCATGACTACATCTCACCCTTCTCCTGGTCCACCGAACATCTCAGTGCTGTGGAGCTGATGACAGTGGGTTTCTGGAGTAACCTGAACCCTCTCCTTCTACGGTGCCATCCCCTGACTACGTGGACCCTCACCATCTTCAGCATCTGGTTGTCTGTTGAGGATCACATCGGCTACGACCTGCCCTGGACCCCAAGCCACCTTGTTCCTTTTGGACTGCTTGGAGGAGCACTAGCTCATGACCTTCACCACCAGAAGCCCAGCAGCAACTTTGCTCCTTTCTTCAGTCACTGGGACAGACTTTTCGGCACATCCAACAATGTGGTGAAACGGACGGAGAAAAGCATGTTGGATGGGAAAGTCGCTTAA